Below is a window of bacterium DNA.
GTAAGAACGCGAAAAACTGCGGGCGAACAGGCTCCGCACGCCGGGCCCTCCCCCACCGCCGCCACCTTGGTGTCGAGCGCGTTCCGTCCTCCCCCAGGGTGGGGGCTGCCTCGACGATTTGTTCTCTCTCACGGTCCGGCCGACGTCGGGTCCGGATCGCAGGTGCTTCAACCCTGATTCCTGATGTGGGCGAGACGGCAACCGATGCGGCCAGGGTCGGTGTGCCCTTCCGTGTCGCTTCGACAAACCGTCCATCCGGCATGGAGAATCGCGGTTAACGGTTGACCACTACCATAAAATGAAGGTGTGACACGAGCGGGTGAAGAAGGGCCGATTCCTCTTTTTCGATGGGGAGTCACGTAGCGAGAGGATGCAAGAGGCCGCCTGGAAGTGTCGCCGCCTAGACGAGGTCTCATGAGCACGAACCAACCCGATCACGCAGATCGCTAGCCTTTCACCCCATGGGCATATTCAGGACAATATGGGCATATTCAGGACAATCAGGTCCGTAGCGCGGTTCCGGACCTTCGAAAGAGACCCCGACCTGCGGCGCATGCAGTCGTCGGCAAATATCGACGACCTTCGCCTCATCGCTCGCCGCCGCCTGCCCCGAGGGGTGTTCGACTACGTGGACGGCGCTGCCGAGGACGAGATCACGTACCGTCGCAACAGCTCCGACTATCACAATTGGGAGTTCGTTCCCTCCGTGCTCCGGGACGTATCCCACATCGATACCTCCACCACCCTGCTCGGCCGGCCCCTCCCGATGCCGGTGGTCCTAGCCCCTACCGGCTTCACCAGGATCGTCGATCCGGGGGGCGAGCTGCCGGTGGCTCGGGCCGCGGCGCGCCGTGGCATCCCCTATTCCCTGTCCACGCTGGGGACCCGTTCCATCGAGGAAGTGGCCGACGCGGGCGCCGGGGGTCGCAACTGGTTCCAGGTGTACGTCTGGAAGGACCGCGAGCTGGTTCGCAACATGATCGAGCGGGCGGCCGATTGCGGCTACGAAGCGCTGTGCATCACCGTCGACCTGGCGGTTCCGGGACGCCGGGAACGGGACGTGCGCAACGGGATGACCCTGCCCCCCAAGCTGGGGCTGGACATGCTCTTCGACGGATTGCGGAGGCCGTCGTGGACATGGCGTTTCCTCAACGCCGAACCGATCACCTTCTCCAACGTGGTGGGCCTTACCGACCATGACGGCAGCTCGGCCGTCGCCCTTGCCAGCCTGGTCCACGACCAGTTCGATGCCAGCCTCTCGTGGTCGGACATCGAGTGGTTCCGTTCGGTCTGGGACGGCCCGATCATCATCAAGGGGATCCAATCCGTGGCGGACGCTCGGCGGGCGGTCGAGCACGGCGTGGATGCCATCGCCGTCTCCAACCACGGCGGCCGACAGCTCGAAGGCGCCCCCACGTCCATCGAGCTCATCGAGCCGATTGCCCAGGAAGTAGGCAACGACGCGGAGATCATCTGCGACGGCGGCGTACGGCGGGGGTCCGACATCCTGAAGGCACTCGCTCTGGGCGCCCGGGCGGTGATGGTGGGCCGCGCCTACCTGTACGGGCTGGGCGCCGGCGGGGAGAAGGGAGTCGACTGGGTTCTCGACTTCTTGGCCGAGACCATGCGCTCTACCATGGCGCTGGCCGGAGTGCGGTCGGTTGGCGAGGTGGGCCGGGACCTCGTGCGGCGCCGACCCTAGGGTCGGGAGTCGCCGAGGAGAAACACCATGAACATCGATGGTCTGGTAGTCGCCGACGAGCTGTACCAGTTCATCACCGAGGAGGCGCTCCCGGGCAGCGGCGTGGACCCCGGTGCCTTCTGGAAGGGATTCTCCGACCTGATCCACGACTTCGGTCCTCGGAACCGGGACCTGCTCTGCCAGCGCGCCGAGCTCCAGGCTGCTATCGACGGTTGGCATCGGGCCAACCGGGACGGGGCCTTCGATCGGGCGGCCTACCGGGCCTTCCTGGAGGAGATCGGCTATATCGAGCCGAGGGGCCCGGTGTTCTCCATCACCACCTCCGGCGTGGACCCCGAGGTGGCCGGGGTGGCCGGCCCCCAGCTGGTGGTCCCGATCACGAACGCCCGGTTCGCCCTCAACGCCCTGAACGCCCGATGGGGATCCCTCTACGACGCCCTCTACGGAACCGATGCTCTGGGCGACCCGCCCCCGGCGGGTGGGTACGACCCGGCCCGCGGTCGGCGGGTGGTTACCTGGTCCCGGAGCTTCCTGGACGATGTGGTCCCGCTGTCCGGCGGCTCGCACGCCGACGCCGCCCGGTATTCGGTGGCGGATGGCGGGTTGCGGGTGCTGCTGTCACCGGGCGTCGCCACCGGCCTGGCCCAACCTGACCAGCTGGCCGGTTACCAGGGATCCCCCGACGCCCCCACCGCGGTGCTGCTCCGGAACAACGGCCTTCACATCGCCATCGAGATCGACCCCGAGCGTCCCGTAGCCGCCGACGATCCGGCCGGCGTGTCCGACATCGTGCTGGAGGCGGCGGTCACCACCATCCTCGACCTCGAGGACTCCATCGCCGCCATCGACGCGGCGGACAAGGCGCTCGCCTACCGCAACCTGCTGGGCCTGACCAGGGGTGATCTGACCGCCGAGGTGACCAAGAACGGCCGGGCCTTCACCCGCCGGCTGGCACGGGATCGGACCTACACCGCGCCCGACGGGTCGGGCTTCACGCTTCCCGGTCTCTCCCTGTTCCTGGCCCGCAACGTGGGCCACCTGATGACCACACCTGCCGTCCTCGATCGAGACGGGAACGAGGCCCACGAGGGTCTGGTGGACGCCATGGTCACCACTCTGGTGGCGTGTCATGACCTC
It encodes the following:
- a CDS encoding alpha-hydroxy acid oxidase, which encodes MQSSANIDDLRLIARRRLPRGVFDYVDGAAEDEITYRRNSSDYHNWEFVPSVLRDVSHIDTSTTLLGRPLPMPVVLAPTGFTRIVDPGGELPVARAAARRGIPYSLSTLGTRSIEEVADAGAGGRNWFQVYVWKDRELVRNMIERAADCGYEALCITVDLAVPGRRERDVRNGMTLPPKLGLDMLFDGLRRPSWTWRFLNAEPITFSNVVGLTDHDGSSAVALASLVHDQFDASLSWSDIEWFRSVWDGPIIIKGIQSVADARRAVEHGVDAIAVSNHGGRQLEGAPTSIELIEPIAQEVGNDAEIICDGGVRRGSDILKALALGARAVMVGRAYLYGLGAGGEKGVDWVLDFLAETMRSTMALAGVRSVGEVGRDLVRRRP
- a CDS encoding malate synthase G translates to MNIDGLVVADELYQFITEEALPGSGVDPGAFWKGFSDLIHDFGPRNRDLLCQRAELQAAIDGWHRANRDGAFDRAAYRAFLEEIGYIEPRGPVFSITTSGVDPEVAGVAGPQLVVPITNARFALNALNARWGSLYDALYGTDALGDPPPAGGYDPARGRRVVTWSRSFLDDVVPLSGGSHADAARYSVADGGLRVLLSPGVATGLAQPDQLAGYQGSPDAPTAVLLRNNGLHIAIEIDPERPVAADDPAGVSDIVLEAAVTTILDLEDSIAAIDAADKALAYRNLLGLTRGDLTAEVTKNGRAFTRRLARDRTYTAPDGSGFTLPGLSLFLARNVGHLMTTPAVLDRDGNEAHEGLVDAMVTTLVACHDLRGRAGRRNSRTGSYYVVKPKMHGSAEARFTSDVFDHVEDVLGLPRDTVKIGLMDEERRTTLNLAECIRAARSRIVFINTGFLDRTGDEIHTSMEAGPMVPKTRMKAQGWIQAYEDWNVDVGIACGLRGRAQIGKGMWAAPDLMAAMLEEKVGHPEAGADCAWVPSPTAATLHATHYHRVDVTARQDEIADRPPRDLAELLEIPLAPSADWTSDEIAAELRNNAQGILGYVVRWVDQGIGCSKVPDINDIGLMEDRATCRISSQHIANWLHHGVVDRRQVMETMKTMAVVVDRQNAGDPGYKPMAPAFDGPAFRAACDLVFLGTQQPSGYTEPILHARRAELKRRRTAS